A stretch of Desulfurivibrio alkaliphilus AHT 2 DNA encodes these proteins:
- a CDS encoding EAL domain-containing protein, with the protein MMKGEAAGEATGKRILYLEDNPMDVDLTRRTLARLQPDCRLQVAGTVAEALELLAPAEPPYDVVLLDLRLPDGSGLEVLSAIRARKLPLAVVVLTGSGSRDAAIAALQAGADNYLVKQDDYLERLPSTLEFALEHFRQQGSGWSRALRVLYAEHKTADAELVQEHLAEHAPHVSLERFSDGAALLARLSGQQGVVAGDVLLLDFDLPDIDALEVVKRLREEIRLDVPVVLIGNQGSEHEVAEAMGLGVADYLIKQSGYLYGLPNTLEQVARLAQLQREQAALRASEQRHRLLAAALDASRDGMVITDLKGKIVAINPAFTTITGYCQDEALGKNPRILQSGRHDRAFYQAMWASLKKNGHWQGEVWNRRKNGEIYPELLSISTVYDDGGQPAYYVGVKTDLTSLRRSEEQLQYLAHHDPLTGLPNRLLLEARLEHGLERARREGGKLAVMVINLDRFRTINDSLGYAAGDRLLEEISQRLRDCVRAEDTLARLAGDEFALVLEMIHDYREAEIMGRRLQQALDEPFTLPDEYEAFMHLSIGISVYPQDGDTVDILLRGADIAVGLAKEGGGGQVFYTSADLNSQARRTLELEGALRRAQEQGEFLLYYQPKVDLHSGRVVGVEALLRWRRPGHGLVSPGEFIPVAERSGLIADLGTWVIHEACRQIQAWREAGLGEVRVAVNVSARQFNHGDLKEILAGALKTHDVKGELLTLELTESMLMLNPEEAITRMATLKELGVKLALDDFGTGFSSFSSLSRFPIDQLKIDRSFVAGLAVEADASTIAVSIIAMAHRMGLKVVAEGVETEVQSGYLRQNGCEEMQGFLFSKPLPAEELAELLRQGRAMEVPEVADEQTLLIVDDEINVLKALQRLLLDEGYRVLTAPDAATGLELLARHRVQVIISDQRMPGMRGIEFLSRVKEIYPDTVRMVLSGYADLETVVEAVNEGALYKFLAKPWKDDLLLEHIREAFLYYQAVVRPRQ; encoded by the coding sequence ATGATGAAGGGGGAAGCAGCGGGAGAAGCAACAGGTAAGCGTATTCTCTACCTGGAAGACAATCCCATGGACGTTGATCTCACCCGGCGTACCTTGGCCCGGCTGCAGCCGGATTGTCGGTTGCAGGTGGCGGGTACCGTTGCCGAGGCCCTGGAGTTGCTGGCACCGGCTGAGCCGCCCTATGACGTGGTGCTCCTTGATCTGCGTCTGCCCGACGGTAGCGGCTTGGAGGTGCTGAGTGCCATCAGGGCCCGCAAATTGCCCCTGGCGGTGGTGGTTTTAACCGGTTCTGGCAGTCGTGATGCCGCCATTGCCGCCCTCCAGGCCGGTGCCGACAACTACCTGGTCAAGCAGGATGATTATCTGGAGCGCCTGCCCAGCACCCTGGAGTTTGCCCTGGAACATTTCCGGCAACAGGGAAGTGGCTGGAGTAGGGCTTTGCGCGTGCTCTATGCCGAACATAAAACGGCGGATGCCGAACTGGTACAGGAACACCTTGCCGAGCATGCGCCTCATGTAAGCCTGGAGAGGTTCAGCGATGGGGCCGCGCTGCTGGCCCGGCTGAGCGGGCAACAGGGAGTGGTGGCCGGCGATGTTTTGTTGCTGGATTTTGATTTGCCGGACATCGATGCCCTGGAAGTGGTGAAAAGGTTGCGTGAAGAGATAAGGCTGGATGTGCCGGTGGTGCTCATCGGCAATCAGGGCAGCGAGCATGAAGTGGCCGAGGCCATGGGGCTGGGGGTGGCCGACTACCTGATTAAACAGTCCGGTTACCTTTACGGGTTGCCTAATACCCTGGAGCAGGTTGCCCGCCTGGCCCAGTTGCAGCGGGAACAGGCGGCCCTGCGGGCCAGCGAGCAGCGCCACCGCCTGCTGGCCGCCGCCCTGGATGCCAGCCGGGATGGTATGGTGATTACTGATCTTAAAGGAAAAATTGTCGCCATCAACCCGGCTTTCACCACCATTACCGGCTACTGCCAGGATGAGGCCCTGGGCAAAAACCCGAGGATCTTGCAGTCCGGTCGCCACGATCGCGCTTTTTATCAGGCAATGTGGGCCAGTCTCAAAAAAAACGGCCACTGGCAGGGTGAGGTGTGGAATCGCCGCAAAAACGGTGAAATTTACCCGGAATTGCTCTCCATCAGCACGGTCTACGACGACGGCGGACAGCCGGCCTACTATGTCGGGGTCAAAACCGATCTTACCAGCCTGCGCCGGAGCGAGGAGCAGTTGCAGTATTTGGCCCACCACGACCCGCTGACCGGTTTGCCCAATCGCCTGCTGCTGGAAGCCCGCCTGGAGCACGGCCTGGAGCGGGCCCGGCGGGAAGGGGGCAAGCTGGCCGTGATGGTGATCAACCTGGATCGTTTTCGGACCATCAACGACAGCCTGGGCTACGCCGCCGGGGACCGGCTGTTGGAAGAGATCAGCCAGCGCCTGCGCGATTGTGTGCGGGCCGAAGATACCCTGGCCCGGCTGGCCGGCGATGAGTTCGCCCTGGTGCTGGAGATGATCCACGATTACCGGGAGGCGGAGATCATGGGGCGGCGCCTGCAACAGGCCCTGGATGAACCTTTCACCTTGCCCGACGAATATGAGGCCTTCATGCATTTGAGCATCGGGATCAGTGTTTATCCCCAGGACGGGGACACGGTGGATATCCTGTTGCGGGGGGCCGATATCGCCGTGGGTCTGGCCAAGGAAGGTGGCGGCGGCCAGGTTTTTTATACTTCCGCTGACCTGAATAGCCAGGCCCGGCGTACCTTGGAGCTGGAAGGGGCCTTGCGCCGGGCCCAGGAACAGGGCGAGTTCCTGCTTTACTATCAACCCAAAGTGGATCTGCACAGCGGCCGGGTGGTGGGGGTTGAGGCCCTGCTGCGCTGGCGGCGACCCGGGCACGGGCTGGTTTCTCCGGGGGAGTTTATCCCGGTGGCGGAACGCAGCGGCTTGATTGCCGACCTTGGCACCTGGGTGATCCATGAGGCCTGCCGCCAGATTCAAGCCTGGCGGGAAGCGGGCCTGGGAGAAGTGAGGGTGGCGGTCAATGTTTCGGCCCGCCAGTTTAATCATGGCGACCTGAAGGAAATCCTGGCCGGCGCCCTCAAGACCCATGATGTGAAGGGGGAACTGTTGACCCTGGAACTCACCGAAAGTATGCTGATGCTCAACCCCGAAGAGGCCATAACCCGGATGGCGACTCTCAAGGAGTTGGGTGTCAAGCTGGCGCTGGACGACTTCGGCACCGGTTTCTCCAGCTTTTCCAGCCTGAGCCGTTTCCCCATTGATCAACTGAAGATCGATCGCAGCTTTGTCGCCGGGCTGGCCGTCGAAGCCGATGCGTCCACCATCGCCGTTTCCATCATTGCCATGGCCCACCGGATGGGCCTGAAAGTGGTGGCGGAAGGGGTGGAGACCGAGGTCCAAAGCGGTTATCTGCGTCAAAATGGCTGCGAGGAGATGCAGGGGTTTCTGTTCAGCAAACCCTTGCCGGCCGAGGAGTTGGCCGAGTTGTTGCGGCAGGGCCGTGCCATGGAGGTGCCGGAGGTGGCGGATGAGCAGACCCTTTTGATTGTCGATGACGAGATCAATGTCTTGAAGGCCCTGCAGCGCTTGTTGCTGGATGAAGGTTACCGGGTGCTGACCGCCCCCGATGCCGCCACCGGCCTGGAATTGCTGGCCCGCCACCGGGTGCAGGTGATTATTTCCGACCAGCGGATGCCGGGCATGAGGGGGATCGAGTTTTTAAGCCGGGTCAAAGAGATCTATCCGGATACGGTACGGATGGTACTTTCCGGTTATGCCGACCTGGAAACGGTGGTGGAGGCGGTTAACGAGGGGGCGCTGTACAAGTTTCTGGCCAAGCCCTGGAAGGACGACCTGCTGCTGGAGCACATCCGGGAAGCCTTTCTTTATTACCAGGCGGTTGTTCGGCCTCGCCAGTAA
- a CDS encoding sensor histidine kinase, whose translation MSKEELDGLPPGDYELQPQNSVIWQAKREWESIVDCLDVMVLLVDQSGLIRRCNQAFACFLVRPYEEVNGRLWPELFAECGLVEEIRNGNRAEYYHGPSGRTFCCCFYPFAAEYADVKGLVLALRDVSERHRVATELQRKNSELAAAYDDLKASQAKLLQQEKLASIGQLAAGVAHEINNPVGFVTSNLGSMVKYLDKISRFLREEQRLLAAAADRELQEKIEVQRQALKLDFVLADAADLLRESLEGVGRVKNIVQNLKRFSRVDQALYQRVDLNQCLEDTLNIVWNELKYKVTLTKEYGELPLTWCYPQQLNQVFMNLLLNAVQAIEKEGEIGIRTWAEGGAILVSISDTGCGIPFEHQKRLFDPFFTTKEAGKGTGLGLSIVYDIVVQQHGGEVMVCSEPGRGSVFRIWLPVREQE comes from the coding sequence ATGAGCAAAGAGGAACTGGACGGATTGCCGCCCGGCGATTATGAATTGCAGCCGCAAAATTCCGTGATCTGGCAGGCCAAGCGAGAATGGGAGTCCATTGTGGACTGCCTGGATGTGATGGTGCTGCTGGTTGATCAGTCCGGCTTGATCCGGCGCTGCAATCAGGCCTTTGCCTGTTTTCTGGTCCGCCCTTATGAGGAGGTCAACGGCCGCCTCTGGCCGGAGCTGTTTGCCGAGTGCGGTCTGGTTGAGGAGATTCGCAACGGTAACCGGGCCGAATATTATCATGGCCCCAGCGGGCGTACCTTCTGCTGCTGCTTTTACCCTTTTGCCGCTGAATATGCCGACGTCAAAGGCCTGGTGCTGGCCCTCCGGGATGTCTCCGAGCGGCACCGGGTGGCCACCGAGTTGCAGCGCAAAAACAGCGAGCTGGCGGCGGCCTATGACGACCTCAAGGCCTCCCAGGCCAAGCTGCTGCAGCAGGAAAAGCTGGCCTCCATCGGTCAGTTGGCCGCCGGGGTGGCCCACGAGATCAACAACCCGGTGGGTTTTGTGACCAGCAACCTGGGCTCCATGGTTAAGTACCTGGACAAGATCAGCCGTTTTTTAAGGGAGGAGCAGCGCCTGCTGGCCGCTGCCGCTGATCGGGAGTTACAGGAAAAAATCGAGGTGCAACGCCAGGCTTTAAAGCTTGATTTTGTCCTGGCCGACGCTGCCGATTTGCTCCGGGAGTCCCTGGAAGGGGTGGGGCGGGTGAAAAACATCGTGCAGAATCTCAAGCGCTTTTCCCGGGTGGACCAGGCCCTTTACCAGCGGGTTGATCTTAACCAGTGCCTGGAAGACACCTTGAATATTGTCTGGAATGAATTGAAATATAAAGTCACCCTGACCAAGGAATACGGGGAGTTGCCTTTGACCTGGTGTTACCCCCAGCAACTCAACCAGGTTTTCATGAACCTGCTGCTCAACGCGGTCCAGGCCATCGAGAAAGAAGGAGAGATTGGCATTCGGACCTGGGCGGAAGGGGGGGCAATTCTGGTCAGTATCAGCGACACCGGGTGCGGCATTCCTTTTGAGCACCAGAAGCGTCTGTTTGATCCCTTTTTTACCACCAAAGAGGCGGGCAAAGGGACCGGGCTGGGGTTGAGCATCGTCTACGATATTGTGGTTCAGCAGCATGGCGGCGAGGTGATGGTTTGCAGTGAGCCGGGTCGGGGAAGCGTTTTTCGGATATGGCTGCCGGTTCGGGAGCAGGAATGA
- a CDS encoding HD domain-containing phosphohydrolase → MIDKQQQPAAAGGPKEAAGGFVLFVDDEDNILRALRRLFQEEKFEVVTATSGEEALEIISRRDDCAVIVSDQRMPGLSGVETLARVRKQAPLILRLLLTGYADIEAAMDSINRGGVFRYITKPWQDEELLQTVRHAHQHHHLVKENLRLSELVKKQNEELKRWNSELENMVQEQTEELQRSYDELKAFNSRLRANFKSVITALAGLMELRNKRMRSHSQNVAEIAARVGSELKLAVAERENLVVAALLHDIGKLGMPDVMLLVDPFQMDEAEMEEYQKHPVRGQVALDRIEDLREAARIIRHHHEHYDGGGFPDGLKQREIPQAARIIALIDFIDQETRRYQGSSGLSIAFKKAREGAGSRFDPRLIAPVEKVARRFYRRRLPKVEFVEMELQPKDLAAGMTLSRDFFSGTGILLLSKGTVLTEANLSILRRYAQLDPTKRGVFVSIKDDGDEEGEGEDGGNGAEA, encoded by the coding sequence ATGATAGACAAGCAACAGCAGCCGGCAGCAGCGGGTGGGCCAAAAGAGGCGGCCGGCGGTTTCGTGCTCTTTGTCGATGACGAAGATAACATCCTGCGGGCCCTGCGCCGGCTTTTCCAGGAGGAAAAGTTTGAAGTGGTCACCGCGACTTCGGGGGAGGAAGCCCTGGAGATCATCTCCCGGCGGGATGACTGCGCGGTGATTGTTTCCGACCAGCGGATGCCGGGATTGAGTGGGGTGGAAACCCTGGCCCGGGTGCGAAAGCAAGCACCGCTGATTTTACGGCTTTTGCTGACCGGTTATGCCGATATTGAAGCGGCCATGGATTCCATCAACCGGGGCGGGGTTTTTCGTTATATCACCAAGCCCTGGCAGGATGAGGAGTTGCTTCAGACGGTGCGCCACGCCCACCAACATCATCACCTGGTCAAGGAAAACCTGCGCCTGAGTGAACTGGTTAAAAAACAGAACGAGGAGTTGAAAAGATGGAACTCCGAGTTGGAAAACATGGTGCAGGAGCAGACCGAAGAGTTGCAGCGCAGCTATGATGAACTGAAGGCCTTCAACAGCCGTCTGCGGGCCAACTTCAAAAGCGTGATCACTGCCCTGGCCGGGCTGATGGAGCTGCGCAACAAGCGGATGCGCAGCCATTCCCAGAACGTGGCGGAGATTGCCGCCCGGGTTGGGTCGGAGTTGAAGCTGGCGGTGGCCGAGCGGGAAAATCTGGTGGTGGCGGCCCTGCTGCACGATATCGGCAAACTGGGAATGCCCGATGTGATGCTGCTGGTGGATCCGTTTCAAATGGATGAAGCGGAGATGGAGGAGTATCAAAAACATCCGGTTCGCGGCCAGGTGGCCCTGGACCGGATCGAGGACCTGCGGGAGGCGGCACGGATTATCCGCCATCACCATGAACATTACGATGGTGGCGGTTTCCCCGATGGCTTGAAGCAGCGGGAGATTCCGCAAGCCGCCCGGATCATCGCCCTGATTGATTTTATCGATCAGGAGACCCGGCGCTACCAGGGCAGCAGCGGGCTGTCGATCGCTTTCAAAAAGGCGCGGGAAGGGGCGGGGAGCAGGTTTGACCCCAGGTTGATCGCCCCGGTGGAAAAAGTGGCTCGCCGGTTTTACCGGCGTCGCCTGCCCAAAGTCGAGTTTGTGGAAATGGAGTTGCAGCCCAAAGACTTGGCTGCCGGTATGACCTTGAGCCGGGATTTCTTCAGCGGCACCGGCATTCTGCTGCTCAGCAAGGGGACGGTGCTGACCGAGGCCAACCTGAGTATCCTGCGCCGTTATGCCCAGCTTGACCCGACCAAGCGCGGGGTCTTCGTCTCCATCAAAGATGACGGAGACGAAGAGGGTGAGGGAGAAGACGGGGGCAACGGCGCAGAAGCTTAA
- a CDS encoding YkgJ family cysteine cluster protein, protein MSDQMENQQFPEGMEPLGEEGFTFACNPEVPCYTRCCHRLELQLYPYDIIRLKNRLKIGSEEFLENYAAVVQGANPFFPSVMLRMRPEDGYPCPFLDPASGCTVYRDRPSACRTYPLERAVDRRRQQGRNRDFYFLVRHDYCQGHGRGRQWTVPEWLADQQLLPYNAMADRWAEMDTLFAANPWQGEGAAGPRQLLAFMVCYNIDRFRAYVREHDLLRRQRLDKARRRAIEMDDEALLSFGFDWLRQVLSNS, encoded by the coding sequence ATGTCTGACCAAATGGAAAACCAGCAGTTCCCGGAAGGAATGGAGCCTTTGGGTGAGGAGGGGTTTACCTTTGCCTGTAACCCTGAAGTGCCCTGCTACACCCGCTGTTGCCATCGGCTGGAGTTACAGCTTTATCCTTATGATATCATTCGCCTGAAAAACCGGCTTAAGATCGGTTCCGAAGAGTTTCTCGAGAACTATGCCGCGGTGGTGCAGGGCGCCAATCCCTTCTTCCCTTCGGTGATGCTGCGGATGCGGCCGGAGGATGGCTATCCCTGCCCTTTTCTCGATCCCGCCAGCGGTTGCACAGTCTACCGCGACCGTCCCTCGGCCTGCCGGACCTACCCCCTGGAGCGGGCGGTGGACCGCCGCCGGCAGCAAGGGCGTAACCGTGATTTTTATTTCCTGGTCCGCCACGATTATTGCCAGGGGCACGGCCGGGGGCGGCAGTGGACGGTGCCGGAGTGGCTGGCCGACCAGCAACTGCTGCCCTACAATGCCATGGCCGATCGCTGGGCCGAGATGGACACCCTTTTTGCCGCCAACCCCTGGCAAGGGGAAGGGGCGGCCGGGCCGCGCCAGTTACTGGCTTTCATGGTCTGCTACAATATCGATCGTTTCCGTGCTTACGTCCGCGAGCATGATCTGCTCCGCCGCCAGCGCCTGGATAAGGCCCGCCGCCGGGCCATTGAAATGGATGACGAGGCGCTGCTCTCTTTCGGCTTCGACTGGCTCCGTCAGGTGCTGAGCAACTCTTGA
- the fliD gene encoding flagellar filament capping protein FliD: MSVGSISTLGVGSGLELQSILEDLRGIDEKQRLDPLKKNIDRYEAQLEAFTVVQNKLLDMRSHVRDLGLETTYLTSAASSSNESVATATAAAGVAEQSLSMEVERLASRSTLLSEGVADRGTVISDDASVFSYRVGDGDLVTVEVPEGTTLEGLVQLINNDPANAGVSARIIDNGDMDNPFQLILRANETGSNNFIQIEELPDASPAMDTRLEGEEPAALNASFILDGISYRRQGNTVANVIDGLTFELQQTGLTTLSVSQDTSNVRELVVDLVAAYNEVVQEIAGKSRFDEETGKPGVLARTTVSGLRHELQNLMTATYQGDESGAIRNMFDLGLEFQRDGSIVLNEEMLDEALAANPQAVRDFMLGDFKREAPGFADRLQDRLGSIASYGGQISTERNSAEDRIRDLETRIESERERLDRRYAVLTRQFIELDSYMSRMTQMSDYLTSQFDSLSQLAPGSRKK; the protein is encoded by the coding sequence ATGAGTGTCGGTAGTATTTCCACCCTGGGTGTAGGTTCCGGGCTGGAGTTACAGAGCATCCTCGAGGATCTGCGGGGGATCGATGAAAAACAGCGGCTTGATCCGCTGAAGAAAAACATCGATCGCTACGAGGCCCAACTCGAGGCCTTCACCGTGGTCCAGAACAAGCTGCTGGACATGCGCTCCCACGTTCGCGATCTCGGCCTTGAAACCACCTATCTCACCAGCGCGGCCAGCAGTTCCAACGAAAGCGTGGCCACCGCCACTGCCGCCGCCGGGGTGGCCGAACAGTCGCTCTCCATGGAAGTTGAACGGTTGGCCAGCCGCAGCACCTTGCTGTCCGAGGGGGTGGCTGATCGGGGTACGGTGATTTCCGACGATGCCAGTGTTTTTTCCTACCGGGTAGGGGATGGCGATTTGGTCACCGTGGAGGTGCCGGAGGGCACCACCCTGGAGGGGCTGGTTCAACTGATCAACAATGATCCTGCCAATGCCGGAGTCAGCGCCAGAATCATCGACAACGGTGACATGGACAACCCTTTCCAGCTTATTCTGCGGGCCAATGAAACCGGCAGCAACAACTTTATCCAGATTGAAGAACTGCCTGACGCCAGTCCCGCGATGGATACCCGCCTGGAAGGAGAAGAGCCGGCGGCGCTCAACGCCAGCTTCATCCTTGATGGCATCAGCTACCGGCGCCAGGGCAATACGGTTGCCAACGTCATCGACGGCCTGACTTTCGAGTTGCAGCAGACCGGCCTGACCACCCTCAGCGTTAGCCAGGATACCAGCAATGTTCGCGAATTGGTGGTTGACCTGGTGGCGGCTTACAACGAGGTGGTCCAGGAGATCGCCGGCAAGAGCCGTTTTGACGAAGAAACCGGAAAACCGGGGGTGCTGGCCCGCACCACCGTTTCCGGCTTGCGCCACGAGTTGCAGAACCTGATGACCGCCACTTACCAGGGCGACGAATCCGGGGCCATCCGCAACATGTTCGACCTGGGGTTGGAGTTTCAGCGCGATGGCAGCATCGTCCTTAATGAGGAGATGCTGGACGAGGCCCTGGCGGCCAATCCGCAGGCGGTGCGGGACTTCATGCTGGGAGACTTCAAGCGCGAGGCTCCGGGCTTTGCCGATCGGCTCCAGGATCGGTTGGGCTCCATCGCCAGCTACGGCGGGCAGATCAGTACCGAGCGGAATAGCGCCGAAGACCGGATTCGTGATCTTGAAACCCGGATCGAGTCGGAACGGGAACGACTGGATCGCCGCTATGCTGTACTGACCCGGCAGTTTATCGAACTGGACAGTTACATGAGCCGGATGACCCAGATGAGTGACTACCTGACTTCGCAGTTTGACAGTCTGTCCCAACTGGCCCCCGGCTCCAGGAAGAAATAA